In a single window of the Magnolia sinica isolate HGM2019 chromosome 7, MsV1, whole genome shotgun sequence genome:
- the LOC131250582 gene encoding WUSCHEL-related homeobox 11-like, whose product HAISFLLSSLSAHYFTLFDFVFTVVCFQQSLLNYMDDRANDSTNGPINGSERSEPVRSRWTPKPEQILILESIFNSGMVNPPKDETVRIRKLLEKFGSVGDANVFYWFQNRRSRSRRRQRQIQAGLANDSRIPVMGRAGSAIQYESTSASSGSGCLVSSSSVPFPASSSCILASPSYHCGGFVEDGSNDLFSISQQMGLAEIEHTSSGSSMFWPSDNSNLHYQSGFITVFINGVPSEVPRAPLDVRAMFGQDVMLVHSSGEPVPVNEYGISLQSLQLGENYFLVSRPT is encoded by the exons CATGCCATCTCTTTCTTGCTCTCTTCCCTTTCTGCTCATTACTTCACTCTCTTTGACTTTGTCTTTACAGTAGTTTGTTTTCAACAATCTCTCCTCAACTACATGGATGATCGGGCCAATGACTCCACCAATGGTCCGATCAACGGCTCGGAGAGGTCCGAGCCAGTTCGGTCCCGGTGGACCCCGAAGCCTGAACAGATCCTGATCTTAGAATCCATCTTCAACAGTGGGATGGTGAACCCACCCAAAGATGAGACTGTGAGAATAAGGAAGCTCCTTGAGAAATTTGGGTCAGTGGGGGATGCCAATGTCTTCTACTGGTTCCAAAATCGACGGTCCAGATCGCGCCGGCGGCAACGTCAGATTCAGGCTGGCCTGGCAAACGACTCACGGATTCCCGTCATGGGCCGTGCTGGCAGTGCAATTCAATATGAATCCACTTCAGCTTCCTCGGGCAGTGGATGCTTAGTTTCTTCATCTTCAGTGCCATTTCCAGCCTCTTCTTCCTGTATTTTGGCTTCTCCTTCTTATCATTGCGGAGGTTTCGTCGAGGATGGCAGCAATGATCTATTTTCAATCTCTCAGCAAATGGGTTTGGCTGAGATCGAGCACACATCGTCAGGTTCTTCCATGTTTTGGCCTTCTGATAATTCCAACTTGCATTACCAGTCTG GGTTTATTACTGTGTTTATCAATGGCGTACCATCAGAGGTCCCTAGAGCGCCTCTGGATGTGAGAGCTATGTTTGGTCAAGATGTAATGTTGGTCCATTCCTCAGGAGAGCCGGTTCCAGtcaatgaatatggaatttcaTTGCAAAGCTTGCAATTAGGAG